The region ATACTTTTAACTCTTTTTTCGTCAATAAAATTATCGTATTTGAGTTGTTTTTTTATATGCCAAAAACACATTCTTCAGCAACATCGCTGTTGTAATTGAACCAATCCCTCCAGGAACAGGTGTGATCGCAGATGCTTTATCAAAACAAGCATCATAATCGACATCTCCCACATATTTTATTCCTTTTTCAGGATCGGAAATCTGGTTTACACCGACATCGATGATTACACAATTTTCTTGAATCATTTCCGGTTTTACAAATAGAGGTTTTCCGATAGCAGCAATCAGAATATCTGCTCTTTTTGTAACATCAATCAAATCAATTGTTTTGCTATGACAAACTGTGACCGTTGCATTTCCTGTTTTATTCTTCATCAGTAACAGGTTTGCCAAAGGTTTTCCAACAATATTACTTCTTCCGAGAATCACGACATTTTTCCCGGCAGTTTCTATCCCATAAAACCTTAACATTTCGACAACCGCTGCCGGAGTGCAGGGAATAAAACCTTCATTTTCCAGAAGCAGATTACCAAGATTGAACGGATGAAAAGCATCGACATCTTTTTCAGGATTTATTTTAATATTGATTTTCGATTCATCAAGATGTTCCGGTAAGGGTTTCTGGATCATGATCCCATGTATTTCATTATCATTATTGATCTTTTCGAGAGAATTCAGCAGCTCCATTTGAGAAACATATCTGGGAAAAAATATGGTTTCAACTTGAATTCCTGTTTTATTACCTTTTTTTTCTAAATTATTTACATAATATTGAGCTGCAGGATCTTCTCCAACTAACAAAATAGCAAGTTTCGGTGATATTTGATACTTTTCGATCTCATTTTTCAATTTGGAATAAATCTGTTTTATGACAGGCTTTGCAGCAAGCTTTGCAGTAATCTTTTCAGTCTGTTTAATAGTCATTAAAATCCCTTTTAATTCTTTTGATGGTTAGAGCTTTTCCGGTTTCATCATCTAATTTGATGAATACAGCATTGATCTGGATTCCTGATTCTGCAACTTCGTATTTAACAGGCATCCCGGTTCTGATCTTTTTCAGGATCAGTTCTTTTTTTACTCCGATCACCGAATCATGCGGACCCGTCATCCCAACATCGGTTATGTACGCTGTCCCCTGTGGAAGAATTTCTTCATCTGCAGTCTGGATATGTGTG is a window of Candidatus Cloacimonadota bacterium DNA encoding:
- a CDS encoding bifunctional 5,10-methylenetetrahydrofolate dehydrogenase/5,10-methenyltetrahydrofolate cyclohydrolase, whose product is MTIKQTEKITAKLAAKPVIKQIYSKLKNEIEKYQISPKLAILLVGEDPAAQYYVNNLEKKGNKTGIQVETIFFPRYVSQMELLNSLEKINNDNEIHGIMIQKPLPEHLDESKINIKINPEKDVDAFHPFNLGNLLLENEGFIPCTPAAVVEMLRFYGIETAGKNVVILGRSNIVGKPLANLLLMKNKTGNATVTVCHSKTIDLIDVTKRADILIAAIGKPLFVKPEMIQENCVIIDVGVNQISDPEKGIKYVGDVDYDACFDKASAITPVPGGIGSITTAMLLKNVFLAYKKTTQIR